A window from Citrus sinensis cultivar Valencia sweet orange chromosome 5, DVS_A1.0, whole genome shotgun sequence encodes these proteins:
- the LOC102610358 gene encoding NAC domain-containing protein 35-like has product MSMSMSISMSNNNDSKDDDHEHDVVMPGFRFHPTEEELVEFYLRRKVEGKRFNVELITFLDLYRYDPWELPALAAVGEKEWFFYVPRDRKYRNGDRPNRVTTSGYWKATGADRMIKSENSRSIGLKKTLVFYSGKAPKGIRTSWIMNEYRLPQHETERYQKAEISLCRVHKRPGVEDHTSLPRCLPTSKASSSRTGSSRSTTRPDKILYYHHRRHGIERLQGFGGQSSHQQMEMVTDEKMSTNTDQTDGSSSSCSDVAAVLGLSKQNVYRPNMASITTSLLGLPSSIMEEQAAASTLVPSCTTTTLFPVALSSSSSSSLIYSDAADEFHGLLTYPQASMNHHQQYYNIDHHLHLQELQPQSLNLLATPLPAAFSDRLWEWNPILEASREYNDPFK; this is encoded by the exons ATGAGCATGAGCATGAGCATAAGCATGAGCAACAATAACGACAGCAAAGATGACGATCACGAACACGACGTGGTTATGCCTGGCTTTCGCTTCCATCCTACCGAGGAAGAGCTTGTAGAATTCTATCTTCGCCGTAAGGTTGAGGGCAAGCGTTTCAATGTTGAACTCATCACTTTTCTTGATCTTTATCGCTATGACCCTTGGGAACTTCCTG CTCTGGCAGCAGTTGGGGAGAAAGAATGGTTCTTCTATGTGCCAAGAGATCGAAAGTATCGTAACGGGGACCGTCCCAATCGAGTTACAACATCTGGGTATTGGAAGGCAACCGGAGCTGATAGAATGATTAAAAGCGAAAATTCTCGTTCAATTGGCTTAAAGAAAACCCTAGTTTTCTATTCTGGCAAAGCTCCTAAAGGCATCCGTACCAGTTGGATTATGAACGAATATCGGCTTCCACAACACGAAACTGAACGATACCAAAAG GCAGAAATATCACTTTGCCGTGTACACAAGAGACCTGGAGTCGAAGATCACACATCTCTTCCTCGTTGTCTTCCAACATCAAAAGCATCTTCTTCGAGAACCGGGTCATCCAGGTCGACTACACGACCCGataaaatattgtattatCACCATCGTCGTCATGGCATTGAAAGATTGCAAGGTTTTGGTGGGCAGTCATCACATCAACAAATGGAAATGGTAACTGATGAAAAGATGAGTACTAATACCGATCAAACTGATggaagcagcagcagctgctCAGATGTGGCAGCGGTTCTCGGTCTCTCAAAGCAAAATGTGTACCGTCCAAATATGGCTTCAATTACCACTTCATTACTTGGACTCCCATCTTCGATAATGGAAGAACAAGCCGCAGCTTCAACTTTAGTCCCTAGTTGCACTACCACTACTCTTTTTCCAGTAGCTttatcttcctcttcttcttcttctcttattTATTCCGATGCAGCCGATGAGTTTCACGGGCTTTTAACCTACCCACAAGCTTCGATGAACCACCACCAACAGTATTACAATATCGATCATCATCTTCACCTTCAGGAATTGCAGCCACAGTCTCTCAATTTGCTTGCAACCCCACTTCCGGCCGCCTTCTCGGACAGACTTTGGGAATGGAATCCAATTCTGGAGGCAAGCAGAGAGTACAATGATCCATTCAAATAA
- the LOC102610962 gene encoding uncharacterized protein LOC102610962, translating into MFHSWVRAVLARKSSLGFGLFGRSISSSTNPVNLCKPFNFTLNNYSHIRASAAGSLYQVGSSLKCNLLPEVPRGFCGVVQNEALEDTHVEPEPDGVVEDHKVKPLYEKPVDFTKIDINLLPTVMIIGRPNVGKSALFNRLIRRREALVYNTPDDHVTRDIREGLAKLGDLRFKVLDSAGLETEATSGSILDRTAGMTANVLAKTQFAIFMIDVRSGLHPLDLEVGKWLRKHAPQIKPIVAMNKCESLHNGTGSLAGAAAESLMLGFGDPIAISAETGLGMTELYEALRPSVEDYMLRVLNDSCTQNNSSTQDVTSPEDDESKLPLQLAIVGRPNVGKSTLLNALLQEDRVLVGPEAGLTRDSVRVHFEYQGRTVYLVDTAGWLQREKEKGPASLSVMQSRKNLMRAHVVALVLDAEEVANARRSMTHAEVVIARRAVEEGRGLVVIVNKMDLLSGRQNSALYKRVKEAVPQEIQMVIPQVTGIPVVFTSALEGRGRIAVMHQVIDTYQKWCLRLPTSRLNRWLRKVMGRHSWKDQSAQPKIKYFTQVKARPPTFVAFLSGKKMLSDAELRFLTKSLKEDFDLGGIPIRITQRSVPRKCSSSSSRQNTGLKVGRTFSDKRTVPV; encoded by the exons ATGTTTCACTCATGGGTTCGGGCCGTTTTGGCCCGAAAGAGTTCACTTGGTTTTGGTCTCTTTGGCAGAAGCATCTCTTCGTCAACAAACCCAGTGAACTTGTGCAAGCCGTTCAATTTCACTCTCAATAATTACTCCCATATTAGAGCTTCAGCCGctg GATCACTATATCAAGTGGGTTCAAGCTTGAAGTGTAATTTATTGCCTGAGGTTCCCAGGGGATTTTGTGGGGTTGTTCAAAATGAGGCTTTGGAAGATACTCATGTTGAGCCTGAGCCTGATGGTGTAGTTGAAGACCACAAGGTTAAGCCTTTGTATGAGAAGCCAGTGGATTTCACCAAGATTGACATTAATTTGCTTCCTACTGTCATGATCATTGGCCGTCCTAATGTGGGCAAATCAGCTTTGTTTAATCG GTTGATTAGGAGGAGGGAGGCTTTGGTTTACAACACTCCAGATGATCATGTTACTAGGGACATCAGAGAAGGACTTGCTAAACTTGGGGATTTGCGGTTTAAGGTCTTGGACTCTGCGGGTTTGGAAACTGAAGCGACTTCTGGGTCTATTCTTGATAGAACAGCAGGGATGACTGCAAACGTGCTTGCAAAGACTCAATTTGCAATTTTCATGATTGATGTGAG ATCTGGATTGCATCCTTTAGATTTGGAGGTTGGAAAGTGGTTACGTAAACATGCCCCACAAATCAAACCTATAGTAGCGATGAATAAATGTGAATCACTTCATAATGGCACTGGCTCACTTGCTGGAGCTGCTGCTGAATCCCTAATGTTAGGATTTGGGGACCCCATTGCTATATCTGCCGAGACTGGACTGGGTATGACAGAACTATATGAAGCTCTTCGCCCTTCGGTTGAAGATTATATGCTTCGAGTTTTAAATG ATAGCTGCACTCAAAACAATAGCTCCACTCAGGATGTTACCTCTCCTGAGGATGATGAGTCTAAGTTGCCATTACAGTTAGCAATTGTAGGACGGCCAAATGTTGGAAAGTCAACTTTGCTCAATGCTCTGTTACAAGAAGATCGTGTTCTGGTGGGTCCAGAGGCTGGTTTGACAAGAGATTCAGTGAGAGTGCATTTTGAATATCAAGGAAGAACTGTATATTTG GTTGATACTGCAGGTTGGCTgcaaagagagaaagagaaaggaCCGGCATCATTGAGTGTTATGCAATCAAGAAAGAATCTGATGAGGGCTCATGTAGTTGCTTTGGTCCTTGATGCTGAAGAG GTCGCAAATGCTAGACGTAGTATGACACACGCAGAAGTTGTTATAGCGAGACGAGCAGTGGAAGAAGGACGTGGTTTGGTTGTAATTGTGAACAAGATGGACCTTCTAAGTGGGAGACAAAACTCAGCCTTGTATAAAAGGGTCAAGGAAGCTGTTCCACAAGAAATTCAGATGGTTATACCTCAG GTAACTGGAATACCTGTTGTGTTCACTTCAGCATTAGAAGGAAGAGGCCGGATAGCTGTCATGCACCAGGTCATTGATACCTACCAAAAATGGTGTTTAAGGCTGCCTACATCTCGTCTTAACCGTTGGTTGCGTAAG GTTATGGGCAGGCATTCTTGGAAAGATCAGTCGGCCCAGCCtaagattaaatattttactcaAGTGAAGGCTCGGCCTCCCACATTTGTTGCCTTTCTGAGTGGGAAGAAAATGCTATCCGATGCAGAACTTAGGTTTTTGACGAAATCTTTAAAGGAAGACTTCGACTTGGGAGGAATTCCCATTAGGATAACGCAAAGGTCAGTACCAAGAAAGTGCAGTAGTAGCAGTAGCCGCCAAAATACTGGCCTAAAGGTTGGGAGGACCTTTTCTGATAAGAGAACTGTCCCCGTGTAA